From Malus sylvestris chromosome 1, drMalSylv7.2, whole genome shotgun sequence:
aaaatcctccaacccagttcaagatcaaagctgtggaaagtcaacaagcgcaacaaaatacgtgccgattcacccactaccaaagccaaagatcatctaccacatgaagctccttgtggtccaaattcaaccttcaagatcaaccctcgatggcccttgaagaaatttcaaacaaaagttcaagaacaagcctcaacggcccttgaagaaatctcaagcccaattcaagatcaagcctcaaacggcccttgaagaaatctcaagcccaattcaagatcaagcctcaacggcccttgaagaaatctccagcccaattcaagatcaagcctcgacggcctttGGATCGAcgtctacagtaagggacttcaaaacgtaTCTCCTACACGCGACAAACACATGTACACGACGcgacttgaagtgggggcatttgtagacatcgaaatttcggtaaataaatgttgaccgataaatcaaagtttcaacgctcatgtattacataaattttacacgtagcgtgtgactcgacgaaaattgaaatgagttggaaaagtcatcaaataggacacgtgtcaacacctggcagaaacgacttatttcatctgggatgttatattcaaaattaggcattggaaaattctataaatacaagcccatttcattcatttaaaggaaccaattcatattacaccttgaagctctgaagctctgaaactccgaagctctcaagcatccaggttcccgaagaatcaagaaagccttcttcgttcttcgttcttcgttcatcgttcttccaagatcaagccccgacggcccttgaagaaagcaccatcgttcatcatccgttcatccaagatcaagccccaacggccctttggatcaacaacgtcgacaaatccacgcatccaaccgttcttcaagatcaagcccaaaagcccttgaagattcgttcatccaactgttcttcaagatcaagcccaaaagcccttggagatctgttcatcactgtttcttcaagatcaaaccccaacagctccttgaagatccgctcaaatccaccttcaaagatcaagcccacggccctttgaagaaacttccaacagttcatccaagatcaagctccgacggcccttggatcaacgaaacatccacaaatcaacaccttacggagatcgaatcagatgatcaaaatagagagagattgtaacctaaaATCAtctaaatacaaatatttgtttgtgcacgttcgttcttgtctctttcgtttcaggaattttccgtgttcacagaaacattagtactatcactgtttagtaaactaaacactgactatttatcaaacgaacactagtactatcactgtttcgtaaacaaaatcgaacactagtactatcactgtttcgtaaacttatcattgtttcgtaaactaaacactgactatttcttaaacgaaacactagtactatcactgtttcgtaaactaaacactgactatttatcaaacgaatactagtactatcactatttcataaactaaacggaacactagtactatcactatttcgtaaactaaacggaacactagtattatcactatttcataaactaaacactgactatttatcaaacgaacactagtATTATCATTGTTTCGTAaattaaacactgactatttgttaaacggaacactagtactatcactgtttagtaaactaaacactgactatttatcaaactgacaCAGGTACTACACAATTTATTAAACTGACTGACTATTTTTGAACAGAACCAAAATAACCCATCCTAATAAGTAACAATGAGCGCACTTACGACAGTGACTTTAATTATTTGACTATTAGTCAATTAGGCAACCAGAAATTGGATTACCAAATTAGCTAATCCTAACCCACCACCCTCATGACAAGTCATCTTAGTTATGTGTGCTATGCTGAtgctatatatataaaaatcaaaCAAGTAACAAGCACGTTCAAGGAAACTTGGATAAATGGCTCACAAGTACTATAACAATGCACTAGTGCTACTAGTGTTTGTCAGCGTTGTGGCGCAGGAAGAAACGTTAATGGTGGGTGTTGCTCAACGAGATCTTTTATTATGGTCTCGTTTCTTTGAAAgtttgctttatatatatagaacaACATCCAAACCAGGCTTTTCATAGTACAACATCCAACCCAGGCTTTTCATGTGGATTTTCTTCCTTGGAACAAGCTGCTTCTTCTCAGCCCTCATCGATGCATTCTGAATGGAATTAAGACAAGCCAtttttcatcttcttcgtcACACCATCAACCAGCTTATTGCCAGATGATGCGGCCTCCTCCCTTCCCCTTTTTCGTTCCATATACACATACTTTTCAAAGTTGCTAGAGGCTTGGCTATATCCAAAACGAAATGCAGCTTCTTTCTCACACAAACTTTTATAAGAGATTAGCACGGTGAAACGCAAATCACCGTTGTATCTAAAAATCAAGAAGTCTCAGCATTCTACGTAATGGTCTATCACAAATGTCGGCCACCCATGATGCAAGAACAAACCACCATTCTGTTGAATCAATTCAATACTCCACGCACTGCCGCTAGGGTCAAACAACAAAACTAACCCAGTTATTCTGCCTTCCACTTTTCTCATGAATCTTCATGGGATTTTCAGTCTTTCGGAGCTCAAATCATCATAATAAAACGCAAAAAATGAGGGCTCCTCGCATTCTGAGCTTCCTCCATTGAAATTAGCTCTGCAAGTTTCAAACTCTTATCAGAAAACAGAATCTCGGTGAAATTTTCTGAGTAACCAAACAGGTCCTACCATTTTCCCCTCCGATTTAAAATTAACGAAGCAAGAACGAACAAAATTCAAGATGGGATTTGTGATCGTATAaattattaggtttttttttcaatttgtttttatgAGGAAGTGGCatacttgtaaaaaaaaaaggaaagtctATTTCTAATGGGAGTGGCTGACGGAGTGAGGTTCCATTAGGGGTAAgagctggaaaaaaaaaatatttcgttTTGGGCTTTTAATTCAGCCCATGTGTATTCAAGGTTATAGGGCCTGATATATAATAGTTTTGTCCatatcatgaaatataaagcccttttggttaaataatagtatagaatggtttttggttaaagtaAACTTAacccaagcccttttcattaaagctctcaTATTTAAATACATCACCCTAGGAAACAATAGCAAGATTGACcaattaaattttcaaataatataCAAGCTACTAGAACCGCCATGTTTATGGTCATTTCCACGTACTGAACACTCTAGTTATAGATCCATAAACAACAAAATATTGCACAAGTACCAAATCATGAATAGTAATGCCAAAGTAAtggaattaaattattattttagaataccgtcaaaataatattatattacaAAGATTGATGTTGAGTTAGTTGAGATTTGCCCAAATAATCCCATCTGAATTTTTACTATCCAGGTGAGGTTCACCTATCTTGTACGTGTTACTATAGATTGAGATTTTCTCTATGTTTGACTTAATTAATTCTTATTTGTTATCATAAGAGCAACTTTTCGGGTAAAAGAGGAGTTCAAATGTATAATCTCGAGAAGGATCGGAGATATTTAACTAAAAAGAggcattttaaaaaatttgtgtTTTGTTATGAGACAAATCAAAATAGTTTTCACCACTTCATCTACATTTGGTGTAATGTCTTAATCCGTTGCTTTTTTCTCATTCTCAAATCTCtctttattgttattttttcaCGTATTGTGTTAATAGTCTATTACTCATTtatactaacaaaataatagcaACTCAAAAAGTATTTAGACTTGAGAATGCAAGATAAAGCGATGAAAGGGGGTGGGGGACTTTAAAAATTGAGACGAATCTATTGAGAGGAGGCACATGGTCGgatgatacacacacacacacacacacacacatatatatatatatatatatttctctcTTAAATTTGAGTGCAAAAATAATGCTAACCAATGGAGCTAAAACAacaaagctttatttcattACATGGAGTCGGCTAAATGAGTCCTAGAACGCCAATATTCTTAGTTTTGTATCTAGTTTTCTGTTAACTCCAAATACTCCatgttttttttctcaaaatgtCTTTTCAAGTCTTTCTTGGTTTTTCTCTACCATTTTTTCCTAGAACCTGTCTCATAATTGCATTTTATAACCATAGCATTCATAGGTATTTGTTTCACATATCTAAATCACCTTaattgattttctctcattttatcTTTAATTGCGATCACTTCTATTTAACAACTAACatggaaaagtaaaaaattaaacacggtcttgattttttttttttttttgtcaaacgatagatttttttagattaaatgttagattaaagAGTCGACGAAATTCAAACTCACATCGTAGTAAAAAGGCAAAACACGATCTTGAATTAATGCAGGGTAAATACTCATTACAACGAGTTCAGACCCTTGTATGTTGAAGCAATAAAcacattttcatttcattttctgaatcctttttcaaatttaacataaaacaaaaacaaacaaaaacaaaaaatcaaagtaAAAGATTAACCAACTTCGAAGGTTCAACGTAAGGGTTGGGTATTCAAGTAGCGACCTTCTCTCGTAGGTAGACACGAGGCAATCCCTCAAACGTTTTGACCAACCCCTTCCTTCTCTCCTCCTTTCCcacataatatataaatattttatgttCATCCAATCACTCCAGCCTTATAAGTACATTTGCTCTTCAATCCTCTTTTtcttagtttcaagtttctgcaTCAACAAACACCAAGATTCCCCAACTGCCCTTTTTGCACTTTCAAGGTGTTTATTATATTTTTGCTTCAGTTCATGATTCTGTATTATGTTTTATCATATATAAACCATGATTATTATCAAAACCTTTGTCTTAGTTTTGCTTTATATCTTTGTTTAGGCTTCCTAATCTTGTAATTAACGATCTTGTCTTTGATCGGGTTGTTCTTGTTCATCACATTTTTCACAGTAAAAACGTGTCTTTGACTAATCAACTGTGCTATAAATTGCAATGTCCAAAATGTATGAATTGTGAGGGATTTGGATATAGGGATTTAAATGGGCTTGTTGATCTTTAATCACCATGTGTAATCCTGTAACATTTACCTCAAATCTCCTAGTAATCCTGTTATATTTAGCTCAACATTTGGATTGGTAATTTTGTTTTCCCAGGCCATGATTTATTCAAGTGTGTTGATGTTTCGCTCATCAATATCCTATTTtttgtttgaatgttttttGTTCCTAATAGCTGCAATGTGATGTTTTACCCTTTTACTTTTTACCTGAATATGGTTAGAGATGTCTGAAGGAGAagaacctaaaactcaaaaagcTCCCAAATTGAATGAGAGGATCCTTTCATCTCTGTCAAGAAGATCAGTTGCTGCACATCCATGGCATGATCTTGAAATTGGTACCTACAGCTTCACCCTTACTAGATCTCTCTAGCTTTTGCTCATACCTTTCTTTTTGGGTAGCGATTTTGACGCGCCTTTTTCAGCCATCTGCACTCTAAACTGAATATTTTACTATTTGTCCCACACTCACGGATGGAGGGCAGGAGGCTAAACAATGAGCGTTAAAATCACTAGCccctttcttttattctttcgtTTCGGTTCTTTTCCTGGAAGAAACTGATCATGTTGCGAAATCTTTGTTTGCAGGACCTAGTGCACCCGATATTTTCAACGTTGTATGTATCTGCTCCTTCTTTATCAAATAACCAGCATTAGTTTCCGTTGAGCCAAAACAAGTGACTAGAGGAAATCATAAATGTTGTCAATAAAGTTGCATATTAACTGAATTGTTTGTTGGATTGGTTCAGGTTATCGAGATAACAAAGGGAAGCAAAGTCAAATATGAACTTGACAAGAAGACAGGAATGATTAAggtatgaaaaaaaattcacagcTCTGAATTACCTTGAGAGTTACTTTCTTCATATCTCAAGTATCTAAGTTCAGATTGTTCTTAAATGTTTTGCATAAACTCTCAGGTTGATCGGATTTTATACTCGTCGGTGGTGTATCCTCACAATTACGGCTTCATCCCTCGCACCTTGTGTGAAGACAATGATCCACTGGATGTTTTAGTCCTCATGCAGGTGGTTTTTCAGATTTTCAGTCATCTTTTCGAAGAAATTTTCATTATCCAAATCCATTCGAACATAACAAAATAATTAGTATAATTCATAAAGTATTGATGagtatttatttaaataaatgaaTTAAAACAGGAACCTGTGCTTCCGGGTTGCTTTCTGCGAGCCAGAGCCATTGGAGTGATGCCCATGATTGATCAGGTTGAGCCTCTACCATCTTTCTATAACTGTTCAGTTTTGTGCATGAACTTTCACAATTACTGATTCATGTTTTTAATCCAGGGAGAGAAAGATGATAAGATCATCGCAGTCTGCGCCGATGATCCAGAGTACACACATTACACTGCACTCGATGACCTCCCCCCTCATCGCCTTTCTGAGATTCGTCGCTTCTTTGAAGACTGTATCCTTCAGTTCACATTCATACTTTAAAACTTAATGCATCGCTTTAGATTTTAAGACTTCAATGGAATTACAATGCTGCACCATTTTTCTTAACATATTGCACAGACAAGAAGAATGAGAACAAAGAGGTTGCAGTAAACGCCTTCTTGCCCGCTAGCACTGCTCTTGAAGCTATCCAGTACTCAATGTAAGTTTTATCTTTAGGAACCACAAGCTTCTGAGACATGGCGATCGAAGCTCTAATGTTTCTTGTTGCttaagaaagagaaaaaaactgATGCGTGTCTGACTtttatgttttggtgcaggGATCTTTATGCTGAGTACATAATGCACACCTTAAGGCGGTAAACATACAAACCACTAATTACAAATAAGTCATTTTTATCAATGGCAGAAGGAAGATTTCATGCAGAACTTCCCCAGTTTTACTATTTCTGTTCTGGATTCGATTGGTGATTGTTTGGTTGACTAGTAAAGTTAAGAGGAAGTCACTGGAGAATGTTGTTTCCCTTTCCATTACGTGCGGTTTCACCGTTTGACAGCGGTATCATCTTCTGGTTCGGATCTTCTTGCTTCAGTGGTAGAACATCTCGCCCCTGCATTCACGACAAGATTCTGACTCTTGCTCTTGGCGTCCTTGGACTTTAAAACGGAAAAGATTACCTATCTTCAAAAATTCTTCGAATTAGAATGTCTAAACAATTATAACGAATTTCCTTCATTAATTTGCTTATTTAGTTTTATCCAGCTGGAATGGAGGATGTGTTCCAATCCTAAATTAAAATGatgatttattttcaatttggaCATTGAGAGAGGCagtacaactttcatgaaaattCACTTCATCTGACAACATCAATTCATCGGCAATGAAACCCTAATAAACCTGAAATGATTTGGGGTTCAGGGTTCACCTCGTCCGGAATCTCTGGATAGAGGAATGTTTGCTACCTTCCTTCTCTTTGACATTCTCTCATTTTGTTCCCattctacaattttttttttttgacaaacgatattatctacaccaaATGAGAGGGgtaggcttagcctcataatgagctagcaagaatcgaacctaagacctctcacttatgagtgaagaggaatactattaGACCATAGTATTAAGTGATTATTCCCATTCTACAATTAGGTTTGATGAAAGAAACTGCTCGTCTTTTAGGTCACTCTTTAAAAATCCCATctacaaaatataaatcaaattgaaaacTTTCATTCTTGTAAATATTACCGTATGAATGGACGCATCCGGTGTTTTGGTGGAATAGTGAATTACCACATTGTTGATCAaatgtttaaatattttttcgATTTGGTTAATGTTTTGCAAGAATAACTGTGAAAGATCACAAACTGacggaaaatataaaaaagaaagggaGAAAGTACAGGGGACATAATTACAAAGGGAAATGCTGCTACTAATTAAAAGGCCACTGGGTACGAGTAGACTTGGCATTTTTCAGCCAACCCGTTAATCCGACCTGACCCATTAAAATTAATATTCGGGTGGATGATAAACGGGTCGGGTGGTTAACGGGTCAACCCGTTAATCACCCATTAAATAACGGGTTATTTTGGGTGAACCCGCGAAATCTGTTAACCACCCGTTAAGACCCGTTATTGAGgatttttgtgtaatttcaacAATTCTAATAGAAAACCCTCATGTTCCTCACGTCTCTCTCTCGCACCGTCGCACGGCTTTGGTCTCCGCAAGTGTTGCCATTGCCGTCGGTACTGGCAATTCCTCCCCACCTTCTTCAAAACTTTAACCCCACGGCTCCTTTTCCATTTCTtccccacctctctctctctctcttctctctctctccctctccctacaaaaccttcatcttcgACGTTTCTGCTAATCAATTCATGTTATTTCTAATATCAGGTaagtctctctctatctctcattTCTTTGCTTTAGAATTCTTATGGAAGATTGTTGCAATTTTCGGTAGACCCTTATTGTTTTCTGGATTTTGTAGGCCATTTTGTGTATGAATCAATGAGGTTCCATTATTTGCTAATATGGGTTGATTTGTTTTGTCGTAAATATGTTGAATTGCAGTCTCATTTGTTATGTATGAGCTTAAAGGGAGCTTCTTTCCCCTTCCCAACTGCTCGCTTTGAATTTGTCAAAATGTTAATTTCGAAATGTTAGCCATAAATGTTTCGATTTGGGTTTGTTTTGGTTATTAGTTTTGGTTATTCGTTTATCCTTTATGCGATGAGGATACACTTCAAAAgttatgaaattttgaaaattgtaGTCATATTGTAGTTTCGAAGTATGAATTTTCCCGATTTTTCTGAAATATTGGAAGGGAGTTGGTTTTCCAGGTtccaaaataaaatgtaattcTGGTATAGGACCTTTTGTGTATGTGGAGAATGAAACTATTATAAGTGgcattcgaattttttttttttttttgggacaaaCAGAGAACTTTCATTAATAAAAACTAATACAAGAAATGGAAGGCCCAGAGGCAAGCCAAATACAAGTAAAAACAACCGACAAGCTCATAAAGAGCAAGCTTACATCAACAAAAACCCTtgatctggaaaaaaaaaaaaaaaaaacaaactccACCACGCCAGCTGCACCGCCATCGTCGATCCGTCACCACCACCAAGAGAAAGAACCCATGAACAAACTAGATGAACGGAAAATAGGGGTGAGCGAGAAGTGGCATTCAAATTTATTTATCAATTTTTCGATTGAACgtttaattattgtttatattCTTGTGCATCGTAATAAAGCTCCAGGTGTTCATCAAATCACTCAATGACTTGCATATGCACACAAACCGAATGAAGGAAGGAGGTGGCTAGCACAAGCACTAGGATGCTAAGAACGGGTGTAATTGATTTGGAAGAAAtgtgtaaaaaacaaaaacaaaaaaggttaacgggtgaaacgggtgacccATTAGCTTAACGAGTTGGGTTCGGGTGACCTGTTAAGCTTAACGAGTTaggttcgggtgacccgttagcttaatgggtcgggttcaacccgacccaaacccaataaacccgacccgtttacaggtctagttACGAGATGCATAGAAATTAGAAATCTCTCTACTATTTTTCATCTCATAAAAAAGCCATCGCCACATTTGAAATtagggagctttaatgaaaaaggtttgggccaacaaatatttaaccaaaaactatTCCAAAATGCTATTTAACCAAAAggctcaaagtttaataaaaaaccatcctCTTCTCATCCTTCTCTGGCTTTGCGGTGCAAGCTCCACGCATCACTTTTCACTTGGGTTTTTTCAACTGCTCTAACAACGGCAACCCCAACAACATCTTCGGTGTCGAGTTTGATGTCTTCGAAAACCAAATGTTGCACCCACccctaatttaaattgtattttcactaaATTTAAGATTATCttgcttttaaaattgtttttgggtcttaattagtatgcccaaggggcccaccccttGATTTTGTCCCCCGTGatcccttcttctttcttctctccttttctGCATACTCCATTCTCTCTCTCGAAACCCACtcatatctctccctctctatcacCGTGAGcacctacacacacacacacacccaccacCACAACTACCTACCTACGACACCACCATCACCTCTGgaactttcttctctctctcccccgtCTCGGCGAAGCTCCGGGACACCCAGAGAACACCCAAGTCTCCCCCGACACCTCCGGCAACTTTCGAGACAATTTCCGACCAAACCACGGTGAGTTTGctggcgtgcaaggtatcaatctcttcgtctcgctgaatactacaactttcctttttgtttcacccaatttcgttgagtattgaaaaagttatatccatttgaatcttacccagtttttagcgagtccgacggctttcgaggcatttttcgGCCAATCCACGATGAGTTAGACattgtgcaaggtaccattctcttcatctcttcgagggctacaattTCTGTTTTTAAATCACTCGATgtcgttgagtattgacaaagttatagacGTTTAAAGTTTGTCTAGATTTCCGGCCGAAATACGGCCTTCTCTTTCAATTGGGACCAACAACCCATGTTCTGAGCTCAGGCCGGGCTTTCAAGCCCATATCCTTTTGAACCAGGCCCTTTGGGCCGTGCCAAACCTAGGGCCTTAGGCCCATTATCCTTTTAAACCCAACCCAAATCCTTTAatctatttatatttatttatttagttttataaaaacccaaaagaacTGGGCCGGGCCTTTTAGCCCAAGCCCCTTTTTGTGCAGCCTAGGGCCTTCGGCCCATTACCCCAAAATCCATCAGACATAGCCTTTGGGCCTTGGaccccttttatttatttttgtattttatttgtttgaaacCAAACCCTTTAACATTTTAAAACCCTTAACCCAATCCTCTAACCTAttaacccaaaaccctttttaAATTAGAAAACCCTTAACCCATTAACCCATTATCCTAAGCCCAACctacctaaacctaaaccctaaacccctaagACCagaacctaaaccctagccggCCCAAAACCCTTTatggggaatattccgttaaggAGTATTCTATTGGCGTTTATGAAATTTAActgggacccttcttagggtaattcgacgttctgaatccgtttccaacatccgttttcccaaattcaattgttataatagagttttattaattggaccatttatgtgcttaggggtaATATTTGTGGCGTTTCTATCTTCGCTAGTTGCGTGGCTTTTAAGCAGCTAaatactgtgagtggaccccttctaaaaatgcatgttttaatagtagaagtgcctacatgaaaagcatgatttgatgattacgttttatgaaacgttttgtgagataacatgcttattgaggctagtttgaattattactatttttcatataactcatgttcttatagaatatccgatggatgacgatatgatatttagaacatgtttcgaacacttctttatagtatagatgatggatgactttgtactatgaagttgtttttcaatatatatatatatatatgttaattggttttgtacttacctagtggtcctttccgctacaggacgtagggatagattcagGTTCGTCCCGGGCgatggtttggtgttggcatagggcttggagtgtgtttcctctggctatttagcacagggatggggagccggcatggggcctgaagtgtattttcctctgactgtctgcttAGAGACGGGGAGTTGGCATGGGacctgggggttatcggacaattcactagtgattattatatataaaagttatgatttgagatattgcacgacatgctaggtttcggaaaacctatgtttatcatgatatatatgtgttttcataaaacatgggggttagtatgttgataactgttttattatatctatatcaacttggtccactcatgtttgttttgcgcccccttcaggacttagaatcgaggcatacaatcccggcatccAGAAACTTCCACATCGGCATCTTCAAGTCCTCTCGGTGCAAGACCCATCCTTTGtttcattaaattttatattatttccttcGGTACTCTAGTTAGTCGTATGCTCtaaacacgttccttaaatgcatattcttgattcttttatatttataagttttatctattccttattctcagcatttgcactcaacaaatggctttcgtcaccctcgggtgtcggccagcacgtgcctatccttgTATTTAGAGAATATCAAGATTGGGGCatgtcagattggtatcagagcaaggtttgttcagagcatacttaggattcTCTTATATTCTCGTAAAGTGTTGGttttgacatcatttggatgtcagGACTTCTAGATTTGGTGTCATTCGGTGCAGTTGTGCGAACATTTCTCTGTTTGAATGGTCACCTTCTGGTTGAAATACAAGAATTCGTGTCAGGATTGTGCCTCATCGGTGACGTGTTTGAATTGTTGGATGACTTTCAGCTTTGGATCGATACTCTACGACGTGCATTCCCTAGGAATGACGGGCATGGTCGGTGTTACTTGGAAGCGACTTGTTTTAGAAATCTCAGTTTGAGGAAGTTTGGTCAAGACCAGCTGTAAATCCGAAATGGCGATGCCACTCGGCCACATGCATTTCCTAGGAATTGCGAGCAGAGCCGGCTTTGCATCGAAATCTTGGGaaacgaaaaaaaataaaaaataaaatattggtGGTACGAATTGGTTAAGACCAACTAGAGATCTGAAGCGATGATATCACTCTGCAACATGCGTTCCCTAGGAATGGCAGGCAGAGTCATATCTCTTGGAAATTGCTCGAAACATTCAAAGTGTGTGCTAAATAAACGAGTAAGTGCTAGTGGTGACGACGGTTAGTAGGTGGTAGTTGGTAGTTGGTGGGAGCAAATCAATGTTCTTGGACTCGTTTCAATTGAGGATATTCGTGTGAATCTTTAGAATGAATCTTCAGTGATTGTTATATCGATAACATTCTTGCTTATTCCAACGACGAAGTCAAGTTCATGAACCTTTGACCGTCAGCTTCACATCAAATTCTTCGAGTGTTGACTTCGTTTACATTAATTGTTTTTCTTGGGAAGCTCCTCGGAAGCACACGCTATTCTCACCAATTTCCAAATGGAGTTACgattcttcttgttgttgtaGTTGGACTTGGATGGTGAAGATCTAGTCTTGTTTAGATAAACAAACTCCTTGAATTTCACCTGGGTCTGGTACTCGGTGGTAAACCTTAGCTCCTTGTTCACGTACCTTTCGGTGGAAGTGAACTTAGCCTCTTGCTTATAGCTTAACTGACCAGTGCTCTTGTCCACTAATTGTTCAGCCTTGTAATTTTCAATGAAATGGCTTGAGGCTttaccatattcatcattttacgAAGATCGAGCTTTACTCTGAACTTCTCTGG
This genomic window contains:
- the LOC126618269 gene encoding soluble inorganic pyrophosphatase 1-like, giving the protein MSEGEEPKTQKAPKLNERILSSLSRRSVAAHPWHDLEIGPSAPDIFNVVIEITKGSKVKYELDKKTGMIKVDRILYSSVVYPHNYGFIPRTLCEDNDPLDVLVLMQEPVLPGCFLRARAIGVMPMIDQGEKDDKIIAVCADDPEYTHYTALDDLPPHRLSEIRRFFEDYKKNENKEVAVNAFLPASTALEAIQYSMDLYAEYIMHTLRR